A region from the Sandaracinus amylolyticus genome encodes:
- a CDS encoding VanZ family protein gives MSVTRTRIALAWLPAVLYMALIWALSSIALPELPIDSFPLRDKGVHMIEYAVLAFLVAHASLRTWPDRSRARVAAVAVLVTCGWGVLDEIHQAFVPGRATDAIDLLADVVGAIVGSTARLVVSTLRASQPAQESA, from the coding sequence ATGAGCGTCACGCGCACGCGCATCGCGCTCGCGTGGCTGCCCGCCGTGCTCTACATGGCGCTCATCTGGGCGCTCTCGTCGATCGCGCTCCCCGAGCTGCCCATCGACTCGTTCCCGCTGCGCGACAAGGGCGTGCACATGATCGAGTACGCGGTGCTCGCGTTCCTCGTCGCGCACGCGTCGCTGCGCACCTGGCCCGATCGCTCGCGCGCACGCGTCGCCGCGGTCGCGGTGCTCGTGACGTGCGGGTGGGGCGTGCTCGACGAGATCCACCAAGCGTTCGTCCCGGGGCGCGCGACCGACGCGATCGATCTGCTCGCCGACGTGGTCGGTGCGATCGTCGGCTCGACCGCGCGCCTCGTCGTCTCGACCCTTCGCGCGTCGCAGCCCGCCCAGGAGAGCGCATGA
- a CDS encoding gamma carbonic anhydrase family protein, whose protein sequence is MSHRGPLFPYRGARPRAHETSFVAPTASVIGDVTIGASSSIWYGTVLRGDVAPIRIGEQTSVQDNSVVHATGGWSETIVGDRCTVGHSVILHGCIVGNDVLVGMGSIVLDTAEIGDWVVLGAGSLVTARTKIPSGVLAMGRPAKPVRDLTDEERARITEAAALYVGYSADHRRSIDEG, encoded by the coding sequence ATGAGCCATCGAGGGCCCCTCTTCCCGTATCGCGGCGCGCGCCCGCGCGCGCACGAGACCTCGTTCGTCGCGCCGACCGCGAGCGTCATCGGCGACGTCACGATCGGCGCGAGCTCGTCGATCTGGTACGGCACGGTGCTGCGCGGCGACGTCGCGCCGATCCGCATCGGCGAGCAGACGTCGGTCCAGGACAACTCGGTCGTGCACGCGACCGGCGGATGGAGTGAGACGATCGTCGGCGATCGCTGCACCGTGGGTCACTCGGTGATCCTCCACGGCTGCATCGTCGGCAACGACGTGCTCGTCGGGATGGGCTCGATCGTGCTCGACACCGCGGAGATCGGCGACTGGGTCGTGCTCGGCGCCGGCTCGCTCGTCACCGCGCGCACGAAGATCCCGAGCGGCGTGCTCGCGATGGGCCGCCCCGCGAAGCCGGTGCGCGACCTGACCGACGAAGAGCGCGCGCGCATCACCGAGGCCGCCGCGCTCTACGTCGGATACTCGGCCGATCACCGTCGCTCGATCGACGAAGGCTGA
- a CDS encoding type 1 glutamine amidotransferase domain-containing protein: MARERRRVLIAVTSHLGPLGRRPTGAWLGEVSGFWHEMVEAGLDVDYASPRGGDPPIDPVSALLPGESKDAFVRSGERQRLMESMRSVDVDPSRYDAIFFAGGHGALWDLPSDPGLVLATEAIWRAGGVVAAVCHGPAGLLEPKDAQGRSLLEGRRATCYSNFEETLGGMAGKVPFLLETSMKERGARFEKAMLPFMQHVVIDGRLVTGQNPASARGVGRAVAELLGATPRVSPGVKRVERQPSSIERR; encoded by the coding sequence ATGGCGCGCGAACGACGACGGGTGCTCATCGCGGTCACGAGCCACCTCGGGCCGCTGGGACGACGTCCCACCGGGGCCTGGCTCGGCGAGGTCAGCGGCTTCTGGCACGAGATGGTCGAGGCCGGCCTCGACGTCGACTACGCGAGCCCGCGCGGCGGCGATCCGCCGATCGATCCGGTGAGCGCGCTGCTGCCCGGCGAGAGCAAAGACGCGTTCGTGCGCTCCGGCGAGCGACAGCGATTGATGGAGAGCATGCGCAGCGTCGACGTGGATCCGTCGCGCTACGACGCGATCTTCTTCGCGGGCGGGCACGGCGCGCTCTGGGATCTGCCGTCGGATCCCGGGCTCGTGCTCGCGACGGAAGCGATCTGGCGCGCCGGCGGCGTGGTCGCGGCGGTGTGCCACGGGCCCGCCGGGCTCCTGGAGCCCAAGGACGCGCAGGGGCGCTCGCTGCTCGAAGGGCGTCGCGCGACCTGTTACTCGAACTTCGAGGAGACGCTGGGCGGGATGGCGGGCAAGGTGCCGTTCCTGCTCGAGACGTCGATGAAGGAGCGCGGCGCGCGCTTCGAGAAGGCGATGCTGCCGTTCATGCAGCACGTCGTGATCGACGGGCGCCTGGTGACCGGGCAGAACCCGGCGTCGGCGCGTGGAGTCGGGCGCGCGGTCGCGGAGCTGCTCGGCGCGACGCCGCGCGTGAGCCCCGGTGTGAAGCGCGTCGAGCGTCAGCCTTCGTCGATCGAGCGACGGTGA
- a CDS encoding tetratricopeptide repeat protein, with amino-acid sequence MRLVVVLTVATLFALPCVARAQCTPSYVASDDLRWASPSQRMLAHVGRDVERMERTTMRDAPATPTSTSRASRSVYAAEAWRETARFASSPARAMWIRHRAETDLLELLAEQESELALFTLAAVQSDDGRVLAAERTLERMLALAPRGAFAPFAWARLGDHALDRGDAITALAHYGRALATAPGLLRAYVLYRRAWASRARGDADADARDFEGAAAAVRSAPQTLDRDPLARAIERDRALTCR; translated from the coding sequence ATGCGGCTCGTCGTGGTGCTGACCGTCGCGACGCTCTTCGCGCTGCCGTGCGTCGCACGGGCGCAGTGCACGCCGTCGTACGTCGCGAGCGACGATCTGCGATGGGCCTCGCCGAGCCAGCGCATGCTCGCGCACGTCGGGCGCGACGTGGAGCGCATGGAGCGCACCACGATGCGCGATGCGCCGGCGACACCGACCAGCACGTCGCGCGCGTCGCGCAGCGTCTACGCGGCGGAGGCGTGGCGCGAGACCGCGCGCTTCGCGAGCTCGCCCGCGCGCGCGATGTGGATCCGGCATCGCGCCGAGACCGACCTGCTCGAGCTCCTCGCCGAGCAGGAGAGCGAGCTCGCGCTCTTCACGCTCGCCGCGGTGCAGAGCGACGATGGACGCGTCCTCGCCGCCGAGCGCACGCTGGAGCGCATGCTCGCGCTCGCACCGCGCGGCGCGTTCGCGCCGTTCGCGTGGGCGCGGCTCGGCGATCATGCGCTCGATCGCGGTGACGCCATCACCGCGCTCGCGCACTACGGGCGCGCGCTCGCGACCGCGCCGGGCCTGCTGCGCGCGTACGTGCTCTATCGCCGCGCCTGGGCCTCACGAGCCCGCGGCGACGCGGACGCCGACGCACGCGACTTCGAGGGCGCCGCAGCGGCCGTGCGCAGCGCGCCGCAGACGCTCGACCGCGATCCGCTCGCACGCGCGATCGAGCGCGATCGCGCGCTCACGTGCCGCTGA
- the lepA gene encoding translation elongation factor 4, producing the protein MPVPVERIRNFSIIAHIDHGKSTLADRLLEYTGALSDREKQDQFLDNMELERERGITIKAQSVRLNYKADDGLDYELNLIDTPGHVDFNYEVSRSLAACEGALLVVDASQGVEAQTLANVYLALENNLEIIPVFNKIDLPGADIDRVKREVEEVIGLDCSDAVPASAKEGIGMREILEAVVKRVPPPKTAGEDAPLRALLVDSWYDAYRGAMALIRVVDGTIRPGMKIKMMATKAEYEVTELGVFAPFARSIAELGPGEAGFFAASIKTVRDCKVGDTITEMRRQASERLPGFREVKPMVFCGIFPTEPNEYPNLREALEKLQLNDSALSWEPETSEALGFGFRCGFLGMLHMDIVQERLEREYDLDLITTAPSVVYHVHLTDGTMTPVENPSRLPDPVKIDHIEEPYFKVSIHVPSTYVGAVLKLCEERRGVQKAIQYASQDRVIIVYELPLGEVLFDFFDKLKSATKGYASMDYELAGYRESPLVRVDMLINGDKVDALSAIVHREKAQWLGRGLAEKLRGIVPRQQYEVAIQAAIGGKIIARETVRAMRKDVTAKCYGGDISRKRKLLEKQKEGKKRMKAVGSVDIPQEAFHAILKVE; encoded by the coding sequence ATGCCCGTCCCCGTCGAGCGCATCCGCAACTTCTCGATCATCGCGCACATCGATCACGGCAAGAGCACGCTCGCCGATCGACTGCTCGAGTACACCGGTGCGCTCTCCGATCGTGAGAAGCAGGACCAGTTCCTCGACAACATGGAGCTGGAGCGCGAGCGCGGGATCACGATCAAGGCGCAGTCGGTGCGCCTCAATTACAAGGCGGACGACGGGCTCGACTACGAGCTCAACCTGATCGACACGCCCGGGCACGTCGACTTCAACTACGAGGTCTCGCGCTCGCTCGCCGCGTGCGAGGGCGCGCTGCTCGTGGTCGACGCGTCGCAGGGCGTCGAGGCCCAGACGCTCGCGAACGTCTACCTCGCGCTCGAGAACAACCTCGAGATCATCCCGGTCTTCAACAAGATCGACCTGCCCGGCGCCGACATCGATCGCGTGAAGCGCGAGGTCGAAGAGGTCATCGGGCTCGACTGCAGCGACGCCGTCCCCGCCAGCGCCAAGGAGGGGATCGGCATGCGCGAGATCCTCGAGGCGGTGGTGAAGCGCGTGCCGCCGCCGAAGACGGCGGGCGAGGACGCGCCGCTGCGCGCGCTGCTCGTCGACAGCTGGTACGACGCGTACCGGGGCGCGATGGCGCTCATCCGCGTGGTGGACGGGACGATCCGCCCCGGGATGAAGATCAAGATGATGGCCACGAAGGCCGAGTACGAGGTCACCGAGCTCGGCGTGTTCGCGCCGTTCGCGCGGTCGATCGCGGAGCTCGGGCCCGGCGAGGCCGGTTTCTTCGCTGCGAGCATCAAGACGGTCCGCGACTGCAAGGTCGGCGACACGATCACCGAGATGCGCCGTCAGGCGTCGGAGCGACTGCCCGGCTTCCGCGAAGTGAAGCCGATGGTCTTCTGCGGCATCTTCCCGACCGAGCCGAACGAGTACCCGAACCTGCGCGAGGCGCTCGAGAAGCTGCAGCTCAACGACAGCGCGCTCTCGTGGGAGCCCGAGACCAGCGAGGCGCTCGGCTTCGGCTTCCGCTGCGGCTTCCTCGGCATGCTGCACATGGACATCGTCCAGGAGCGGCTCGAGCGCGAGTACGACCTCGACCTGATCACGACGGCGCCGAGCGTCGTCTATCACGTGCACCTGACCGACGGGACGATGACGCCGGTGGAGAACCCGTCGCGCCTGCCCGACCCGGTGAAGATCGACCACATCGAAGAGCCGTACTTCAAGGTGTCGATCCACGTGCCGTCGACCTACGTCGGCGCGGTGCTGAAGCTCTGCGAGGAGCGTCGCGGCGTCCAGAAGGCGATCCAGTACGCGTCGCAGGATCGCGTGATCATCGTCTACGAGCTGCCGCTCGGCGAAGTGCTCTTCGACTTCTTCGACAAGCTGAAGAGCGCGACGAAGGGCTACGCGTCGATGGACTACGAGCTCGCCGGATATCGCGAGTCGCCGCTGGTGCGCGTCGACATGCTGATCAACGGCGACAAGGTCGACGCGCTGAGCGCGATCGTGCACCGCGAGAAGGCGCAGTGGCTCGGGCGTGGCCTCGCGGAGAAGCTGCGCGGGATCGTGCCGCGCCAGCAGTACGAGGTCGCGATCCAGGCCGCGATCGGCGGCAAGATCATCGCGCGCGAGACGGTGCGCGCGATGCGCAAGGACGTGACCGCGAAGTGCTACGGCGGTGACATCTCGCGCAAGCGCAAGCTGCTCGAGAAGCAGAAGGAAGGAAAGAAGCGGATGAAGGCGGTCGGATCCGTCGACATCCCGCAGGAAGCCTTCCACGCGATCCTGAAGGTCGAGTGA
- a CDS encoding ribbon-helix-helix domain-containing protein → MARKKVSTTIYITPDQNERLKLLHERTKVPVAVYIREGIDMVLEKHSHNLPGQLTLDSPPKKR, encoded by the coding sequence ATGGCGCGCAAGAAAGTAAGCACGACGATCTACATCACGCCCGACCAGAACGAGCGGCTCAAGCTGCTGCACGAGCGCACCAAGGTGCCCGTCGCGGTCTACATCCGCGAAGGCATCGACATGGTCCTGGAGAAGCACTCGCACAATCTCCCGGGCCAGCTGACGCTCGACTCGCCGCCCAAGAAGCGCTGA
- a CDS encoding pseudouridine synthase, whose protein sequence is MARERLQKILAHAGVASRRAAEGLIASGHVRVNGRVVTEIGSSADPRKDKIEVDGKRVVLEKPAYFVLHKPRGVVSTLSDPEGRPHLGQYLAQLGARVYPVGRLDFHTSGVLLVTNDGELTDALLHPRKDVPKIYVAKLRGHVQVEDLDRLRNGVVLDDGHKTKPAEVFVLREEDRNTWVQITLYEGKNRQIHRMGDAIGHPVLRLARVSFAGVTAEGLRPGQWRELDARELEKLKKQYITPARRARDRAGSIESVPDEREAPAKPRARGGASEAPAKPRARGGASKAAAKPSGAKRGAGPMRARADEGAKRERGAASASRGKSARARGDEGASSERATSKRSRLTPRGR, encoded by the coding sequence ATGGCTCGAGAGAGACTCCAGAAGATCCTCGCGCACGCGGGGGTCGCGTCCCGTCGTGCGGCCGAAGGGCTGATCGCGTCGGGGCACGTTCGCGTGAACGGGCGCGTGGTCACCGAGATCGGCAGCAGCGCCGATCCGCGGAAGGACAAGATCGAGGTCGACGGCAAGCGCGTCGTCCTCGAGAAGCCCGCGTACTTCGTGCTGCACAAGCCGCGCGGGGTCGTGAGCACGCTGAGCGATCCCGAGGGACGGCCGCACCTCGGTCAGTACCTCGCGCAGCTCGGCGCGCGCGTGTACCCGGTCGGGCGTCTCGACTTCCACACGAGCGGCGTGCTGCTCGTGACGAACGACGGCGAGCTCACGGACGCGCTGCTCCATCCGCGCAAGGACGTGCCGAAGATCTACGTCGCGAAGCTGCGCGGGCACGTGCAGGTCGAGGATCTCGATCGGCTGCGCAACGGCGTGGTGCTCGACGACGGGCACAAGACGAAGCCCGCCGAGGTGTTCGTGCTGCGCGAGGAGGACCGCAACACGTGGGTCCAGATCACGCTGTACGAGGGGAAGAACCGGCAGATCCACCGCATGGGCGATGCGATCGGGCATCCGGTGCTGCGCCTCGCGCGCGTGTCGTTCGCGGGGGTGACCGCGGAAGGGCTGCGGCCGGGCCAGTGGCGCGAGCTGGACGCGCGCGAGCTCGAGAAGCTGAAGAAGCAGTACATCACGCCGGCGCGCCGCGCGCGTGATCGCGCGGGCTCGATCGAGAGCGTCCCTGACGAGCGCGAGGCGCCGGCGAAGCCGCGCGCGCGTGGTGGCGCGAGCGAGGCGCCGGCGAAGCCGCGCGCGCGTGGTGGTGCGAGCAAGGCGGCAGCGAAGCCGAGCGGCGCGAAGCGCGGCGCAGGACCGATGCGTGCGCGCGCGGACGAGGGCGCGAAGCGGGAGCGCGGAGCGGCGAGCGCGAGTCGCGGGAAGAGCGCGCGTGCGCGCGGTGACGAGGGCGCATCGAGCGAGCGCGCGACGAGCAAGCGATCGCGCTTGACGCCTCGTGGGCGCTGA
- a CDS encoding YbhB/YbcL family Raf kinase inhibitor-like protein, whose product MRHVIARLLSVLSAIALASGCGGAQQTSSTTTPPVAAIPLQDAPSAPETLLVESDDFEPNGALAMQQVFAGFGCTGENRSPSLRWSGAPEGTRSYAIVVHDPDAPTGVGFFHWVVVDLPASATSIESGAALPEGARALHTDFGGPGYGGPCPPPGPAHRYVFSVYALDVDHLELPDGATGALVRFAIAPHVLSYGRLVGTFAR is encoded by the coding sequence ATGAGACACGTCATCGCTCGGCTTCTGTCGGTGCTCTCCGCGATCGCGCTCGCCTCCGGCTGTGGTGGCGCGCAGCAGACCTCGTCGACGACGACACCTCCGGTCGCCGCGATCCCGCTGCAGGACGCGCCTTCCGCGCCGGAGACGCTGCTCGTCGAGAGCGACGACTTCGAGCCGAACGGCGCGCTCGCGATGCAGCAGGTGTTCGCCGGGTTCGGATGCACAGGCGAGAACCGCTCGCCCTCGCTGCGCTGGAGCGGTGCGCCCGAGGGCACGCGCAGCTACGCGATCGTCGTGCACGACCCCGATGCGCCGACCGGCGTCGGGTTCTTCCACTGGGTCGTCGTCGATCTCCCCGCGAGCGCGACGTCGATCGAGTCCGGCGCCGCGTTGCCCGAGGGGGCGCGCGCGCTCCACACCGACTTCGGCGGGCCCGGCTACGGTGGACCTTGCCCGCCCCCCGGTCCCGCGCATCGCTACGTGTTCAGCGTCTACGCGCTCGACGTCGATCACCTCGAGCTGCCCGACGGCGCGACCGGCGCGCTCGTGCGCTTCGCGATCGCGCCGCACGTGCTCTCGTACGGTCGGCTCGTCGGGACGTTCGCGCGCTGA
- a CDS encoding WecB/TagA/CpsF family glycosyltransferase produces the protein MRLLPRATLTSVLRGASPIVGSRADDGAPRGWISPIEARALLGIEYVDLVEAERTYLASPERSWWSDTKVVARAALANALVPERELVFERRPHLVSACVDNLTVDEALHAIVDAPRADRARIVHFAHAHLLNLAYEDDALSRALSRADLVLPDGIGVRLAARMRGVELRHNVNGTDLFPLLCRRAAERGVPVVLVGAREGIAERCAARLRADIPEIDVPFVSHGFLGEAGSRHIAARVRDLGRAIVLVGMGSPRQELWAWRHLADAGGVTVLTVGGLFDMFSGAIARAPDAWREVGLEWAWRLLMEPRRMARRYVVGNPLFLGRALATRGALTPATT, from the coding sequence ATGCGCTTGTTGCCGCGTGCAACGCTGACTTCCGTCCTACGAGGCGCCAGCCCGATCGTCGGCAGCCGCGCCGACGACGGCGCACCGCGCGGATGGATCTCGCCGATCGAAGCGCGCGCCCTGCTCGGCATCGAGTACGTCGATCTCGTCGAAGCGGAGCGCACATACCTCGCGAGCCCCGAGCGCTCGTGGTGGAGCGACACGAAGGTCGTCGCGCGCGCCGCGCTCGCGAACGCGCTCGTGCCCGAGCGCGAGCTCGTCTTCGAGCGCAGGCCGCACCTCGTGTCGGCGTGCGTCGACAACCTCACGGTCGACGAGGCGCTGCACGCCATCGTCGACGCGCCGCGCGCCGATCGCGCGCGCATCGTGCACTTCGCGCACGCGCACCTGCTCAATCTCGCCTACGAGGACGACGCGCTCTCCCGCGCGCTGTCGCGCGCAGATCTGGTGCTGCCCGATGGCATCGGCGTGCGCCTCGCCGCGCGCATGCGCGGCGTCGAGCTGCGCCACAACGTGAACGGCACCGACCTCTTCCCGCTCCTGTGTCGGCGCGCGGCAGAGCGAGGCGTGCCGGTCGTGCTCGTGGGCGCGCGCGAGGGGATCGCCGAGCGATGCGCTGCGCGGCTGCGCGCCGACATCCCGGAGATCGACGTGCCCTTCGTCTCGCACGGGTTCCTCGGAGAGGCGGGATCGCGGCACATCGCCGCGCGGGTGCGCGACCTCGGTCGCGCCATCGTCCTCGTCGGCATGGGGAGCCCGCGCCAGGAGCTCTGGGCATGGCGGCACCTCGCGGACGCGGGTGGCGTCACCGTGCTCACCGTGGGCGGCCTCTTCGACATGTTCTCGGGCGCCATCGCGCGCGCGCCCGACGCATGGCGCGAGGTCGGGCTCGAGTGGGCGTGGCGGCTCCTGATGGAGCCGCGACGCATGGCGCGCCGTTACGTGGTCGGCAATCCGCTGTTCCTCGGGCGTGCGCTGGCGACGCGCGGCGCGCTCACGCCCGCGACGACGTGA
- a CDS encoding saccharopine dehydrogenase family protein, which produces MTATLPRTRDRSREHDIVLFGATGFTGALVAEHLARHHGDTDVRIALAGRDRAKLERVRASLRDVHPKAGDWPILVADANDEAALSNVASRAEVVCTTVGPYAKYGEKLVAACVRHGTDYCDLTGEVQFIRRMIERHHDEAVRTGARIVHCCGFDSIPSDLGTLMLQDAMRAQHGGHLDEVRFFAGESRGAPSGGTIASMLNILDEVARDRSVLRIVGDPYALVPREARGRDGSDQRGVRFDRELGMWTGPFVMAAINTRVVRRSNYLLDFAYGRDFRYSEAMSTGRGAKGAIFASAMTAGLGAFVAAASVKPIRRVLENRVLPKPGEGPDREARERGYFVVRLIGRGRAADGREVTLRGRVEGKADPGYGETAKMLSEAALCLALDGAQLDAPGGIRTPASTMGMRLVERLRRAGMVFRVE; this is translated from the coding sequence ATGACCGCGACCCTTCCACGCACCCGCGATCGCTCCCGCGAGCACGACATCGTCCTCTTCGGCGCGACGGGCTTCACCGGCGCGCTCGTCGCCGAGCACCTCGCGCGCCACCACGGCGACACCGACGTGCGCATCGCGCTCGCGGGCCGCGATCGCGCGAAGCTCGAGCGCGTGCGCGCCTCGCTTCGCGACGTGCATCCGAAGGCGGGCGACTGGCCGATCCTCGTCGCCGACGCGAACGACGAAGCCGCGCTGTCGAACGTCGCGTCGCGCGCGGAGGTCGTGTGCACCACCGTCGGCCCCTACGCGAAGTACGGCGAGAAGCTCGTCGCCGCGTGCGTGCGCCACGGCACCGACTACTGCGATCTCACGGGCGAGGTGCAGTTCATCCGTCGCATGATCGAGCGGCACCACGACGAAGCGGTGCGCACCGGCGCGCGCATCGTGCACTGCTGCGGGTTCGACTCGATCCCCTCGGATCTCGGCACGCTCATGCTGCAGGACGCGATGCGCGCGCAGCACGGCGGGCACCTCGACGAGGTGCGCTTCTTCGCCGGCGAGTCACGCGGCGCGCCGAGCGGCGGGACGATCGCGAGCATGCTGAACATCCTCGACGAAGTCGCGCGCGATCGCTCGGTGCTGCGCATCGTGGGCGATCCGTACGCGCTCGTACCACGCGAGGCGCGCGGGCGCGACGGCTCCGATCAGCGCGGCGTGCGCTTCGATCGCGAGCTCGGCATGTGGACCGGGCCCTTCGTGATGGCCGCGATCAACACGCGCGTCGTGCGGCGCAGCAACTACCTGCTCGACTTCGCGTACGGCCGCGACTTCCGCTACTCCGAGGCGATGAGCACCGGCCGCGGCGCGAAGGGCGCGATCTTCGCGAGCGCGATGACCGCGGGGCTCGGCGCGTTCGTGGCCGCGGCGAGCGTGAAGCCGATCCGCCGCGTCCTCGAGAACCGCGTGCTGCCGAAGCCCGGTGAGGGACCGGATCGCGAGGCGCGCGAGCGCGGCTACTTCGTCGTCCGGCTGATCGGCAGAGGACGCGCGGCCGACGGGCGCGAGGTCACGCTGCGTGGGCGCGTCGAGGGCAAGGCCGATCCCGGCTACGGCGAGACCGCGAAGATGCTCTCCGAGGCGGCGCTCTGCCTCGCGCTCGACGGCGCGCAGCTCGACGCGCCGGGCGGCATCCGCACGCCCGCGAGCACGATGGGCATGCGGCTCGTCGAGCGACTGCGCCGCGCAGGCATGGTGTTCCGCGTCGAGTGA
- a CDS encoding THUMP domain-containing class I SAM-dependent RNA methyltransferase translates to MQLAIFVACAPGLEPLLAEEMRALGCEPHVERGGVETSGDRDTLATLLVELGLASHVLVRVASFHAKDLDRIEQHVARLPWSGWLRRDVPRRVRATAQRSRVFHTGAITERVERAIRARLGDDPKGGDEIPIVVRLFEDRCTISIDASGDALHRRGYRLDPHRAPLREDLARALVIASGWDGVSLLVDPMCGSGTIAIEAARIAMGHAPGLERGFAMERTALDDGVALAQARERARSRLRPSVATIVARDRDAKAIDAARANAERAGVLDAITFEVGALSTAASAIGPGVTRGATPRVVTNPPWGERLGPGPDLRALHRGLGQLRRALGDDVRLTIAAHDRKLAYATGLPLKSAFLTDLGGLKVQAMVEG, encoded by the coding sequence ATGCAGCTCGCGATCTTCGTCGCGTGCGCGCCCGGGCTCGAGCCGCTGCTCGCGGAGGAGATGCGCGCGCTCGGTTGCGAGCCGCACGTCGAGCGCGGTGGCGTCGAGACGAGCGGCGATCGCGACACGCTCGCGACGCTGCTCGTCGAGCTCGGCCTCGCGAGCCACGTGCTTGTGCGCGTCGCGTCGTTCCACGCGAAGGATCTCGATCGCATCGAGCAGCACGTCGCGCGGCTGCCGTGGTCGGGATGGCTGCGACGCGACGTGCCGCGCCGGGTGCGCGCGACGGCGCAGCGTTCGCGTGTGTTCCACACCGGCGCGATCACCGAGCGCGTGGAGCGCGCGATCCGAGCACGCCTCGGCGACGATCCGAAGGGCGGCGACGAGATCCCGATCGTCGTCCGGCTCTTCGAGGATCGCTGCACGATCTCGATCGACGCGTCGGGCGACGCGCTGCACCGCCGCGGGTATCGGCTCGATCCACATCGCGCGCCGCTGCGCGAGGACCTCGCGCGCGCGCTGGTGATCGCGTCGGGCTGGGACGGGGTGAGCCTCCTCGTCGATCCGATGTGCGGCTCGGGCACGATCGCGATCGAGGCGGCGCGCATCGCGATGGGTCACGCGCCCGGCCTCGAGCGCGGCTTCGCGATGGAGCGCACCGCGCTCGACGATGGTGTGGCGCTGGCGCAGGCACGAGAGCGCGCGCGATCGCGGCTGCGTCCGAGCGTCGCCACCATCGTCGCGCGTGATCGCGATGCGAAGGCGATCGACGCGGCGCGCGCGAACGCCGAGCGCGCGGGCGTGCTCGATGCGATCACGTTCGAGGTCGGCGCGCTCTCGACGGCCGCGTCTGCGATCGGTCCGGGCGTCACGCGCGGCGCGACCCCGCGCGTCGTCACGAACCCGCCGTGGGGCGAGCGGCTCGGCCCGGGGCCCGATCTGCGCGCGCTGCACCGCGGCCTCGGTCAGCTGCGGCGCGCGCTCGGCGACGACGTACGGCTCACGATCGCAGCCCACGATCGCAAGCTCGCGTACGCGACGGGATTGCCGCTGAAGAGCGCGTTCCTCACCGATCTCGGCGGGCTCAAGGTCCAGGCGATGGTCGAGGGCTGA
- a CDS encoding nuclear transport factor 2 family protein translates to MHKPTPRDHMTRAWYEARLMRSLLVLSVLVLGACASCPRPVVHDASADERAAIDAVMDDWHDAAASSDEARYFAHLTDDAIFLGTDATERWNPQQFREYAHPAFEAGRGWRMRAVRRDVLVRGDVAWLDEDLETVNLGPARGSAVLLRGEDGRWRIAHYDLAITVPNERFAEVRDLLRAPAPEQPSSAEP, encoded by the coding sequence ATGCATAAGCCCACGCCGCGCGATCACATGACGCGCGCGTGGTACGAAGCGCGCCTCATGCGATCGCTCCTCGTGCTCTCCGTCCTCGTGCTCGGCGCGTGCGCGTCGTGCCCCCGTCCGGTCGTCCACGACGCGAGCGCCGACGAGCGCGCGGCGATCGACGCGGTGATGGACGACTGGCACGACGCGGCCGCGAGCTCCGACGAGGCGCGCTACTTCGCGCACCTCACCGACGACGCGATCTTCCTGGGGACCGACGCGACGGAGCGCTGGAATCCTCAGCAGTTCCGGGAGTATGCGCATCCCGCGTTCGAAGCGGGACGAGGGTGGCGCATGCGCGCCGTGCGCCGCGACGTGCTCGTGCGCGGCGACGTCGCGTGGCTCGACGAGGATCTCGAGACGGTGAACCTCGGCCCCGCGCGCGGCAGCGCGGTGCTGCTGCGAGGCGAGGACGGGCGCTGGCGCATCGCGCACTACGACCTCGCGATCACGGTGCCGAACGAGCGCTTCGCCGAGGTGCGCGACCTGCTGCGCGCGCCCGCGCCCGAGCAGCCTTCGAGCGCGGAGCCCTGA